From a region of the uncultured Draconibacterium sp. genome:
- a CDS encoding DUF4494 domain-containing protein produces MMQTWFESKVKYMKVSESGSESMVTENFLLDAVSYTDAETRIIRQMQQIVRGGEFQIVDIKKSRIAEVFPFENGEWWFKAAINLVTIDEEAGKEKKIKTNYLIMADDIKEALTRLDESLEYLVIPFVVTSLAVSPIVDVFPYNPEEAQIPDGYVPVGNNENEQKNPIFTDGVNPYNEEEQEDAPSEEETEDSDAPEETDDSAEEKPEE; encoded by the coding sequence ATGATGCAGACTTGGTTCGAGAGTAAAGTAAAATATATGAAAGTTTCCGAGAGCGGAAGCGAATCGATGGTAACCGAAAACTTTTTGTTGGATGCCGTATCGTACACCGATGCCGAAACGCGGATTATTCGCCAAATGCAGCAAATAGTTAGAGGCGGAGAGTTTCAGATTGTTGACATTAAAAAATCGCGTATTGCCGAAGTTTTTCCGTTTGAAAATGGTGAATGGTGGTTTAAAGCAGCGATTAATCTGGTTACAATTGACGAGGAAGCAGGTAAGGAGAAGAAAATAAAGACAAATTACCTGATAATGGCCGACGACATTAAAGAGGCACTTACCCGATTAGACGAAAGTCTGGAATACCTGGTGATTCCATTTGTTGTTACTTCTTTGGCGGTTAGTCCGATTGTAGATGTTTTTCCTTATAATCCTGAGGAAGCACAAATTCCCGATGGTTATGTTCCTGTAGGAAATAACGAAAACGAACAGAAGAATCCGATATTTACTGATGGCGTCAATCCTTATAATGAAGAAGAACAGGAAGATGCTCCATCTGAAGAGGAAACTGAAGATTCAGATGCTCCGGAAGAAACAGACGATTCGGCCGAAGAAAAACCGGAAGAATAG
- a CDS encoding ammonium transporter, which yields MEETLQGLQIGIDNMWLLVAAFLVMFMQPGFALVEAGFTRSKNTANILMKNLMDFSIGSILYWVIGFTIMYGDSIGGFIGTPDLFFMSDGFGDNYSDYADLFFQTVFAATAATIVSGAMAERTEFKAYLIFSIVITVIIYPISGHWTWGGGWLSQLGFHDFAGSSIVHSVGAWVGLAGASIIGPRIGKYGKDGKAKAIPGHNLAMGALGVFILWFGWFGFNPGSQLAAAGTDNAVAIGHIAVTTNLAAAAGAVTAMLVAWVRYKRPSLSISLNGALAGLVAITAGCDAVNPMGALFIGIIAGFILPFAVEFFDKVLKVDDPVGAISVHGVGGAFGTLAVGLFSTSEGLFYGHGAKLLGIQAVGVAAFFAWAFGLGLVLFFILKKTNILRVSKRIEEEGLDVYEHGESAYN from the coding sequence ATGGAAGAAACTTTGCAAGGCCTACAAATAGGTATAGATAATATGTGGTTATTGGTTGCTGCATTTCTGGTAATGTTCATGCAACCTGGATTTGCCTTGGTGGAGGCAGGTTTTACACGATCAAAAAACACCGCGAATATTTTAATGAAAAACCTGATGGACTTTTCTATCGGCTCGATATTATATTGGGTTATAGGTTTTACCATTATGTATGGAGACTCAATCGGAGGATTCATCGGAACACCTGACCTGTTCTTTATGAGCGATGGTTTTGGCGACAATTACTCTGATTATGCCGACTTGTTTTTCCAAACTGTATTTGCTGCTACTGCCGCAACTATTGTTTCGGGAGCAATGGCTGAAAGAACTGAATTTAAAGCATACTTAATTTTTAGTATTGTTATTACTGTAATTATTTACCCAATTTCAGGTCACTGGACATGGGGTGGTGGTTGGTTGAGCCAACTTGGATTCCACGATTTTGCCGGTTCATCTATTGTACACTCTGTTGGTGCATGGGTTGGTTTAGCTGGTGCGTCTATTATTGGACCTCGTATTGGTAAATATGGAAAAGACGGAAAAGCAAAAGCGATTCCTGGGCACAACCTGGCAATGGGAGCACTTGGTGTATTTATCCTTTGGTTCGGTTGGTTCGGATTTAACCCCGGATCTCAATTAGCTGCTGCTGGTACTGATAACGCTGTTGCAATTGGTCACATTGCTGTTACCACTAACCTGGCTGCTGCAGCCGGTGCTGTTACTGCAATGCTTGTTGCATGGGTTCGCTACAAACGTCCTTCACTTTCAATCTCGTTGAACGGTGCATTGGCCGGTTTGGTAGCTATTACTGCTGGTTGTGATGCTGTTAATCCTATGGGAGCATTATTCATCGGTATTATTGCAGGTTTCATTCTGCCATTTGCTGTTGAGTTCTTCGATAAAGTATTAAAAGTTGACGACCCTGTTGGTGCAATCTCTGTTCACGGTGTGGGCGGTGCATTTGGTACACTGGCTGTTGGTTTATTCTCAACTTCTGAAGGTCTGTTTTATGGCCACGGAGCAAAATTACTGGGTATCCAGGCTGTAGGTGTTGCAGCATTCTTCGCTTGGGCATTCGGTTTAGGTTTGGTATTATTCTTCATCCTGAAGAAAACAAATATACTGCGCGTTTCTAAGCGCATTGAAGAAGAGGGCCTCGATGTTTACGAACATGGTGAGAGTGCCTATAACTAA
- a CDS encoding P-II family nitrogen regulator, which produces MKKVEAVIRKSKFDEVKDALYEAGIEFFSFWDVRGVGQAREGRSYRGVVYDTSTIERIKLSIIVRDKNIDKTVQAILGSARTGEIGDGKVFILPIEESYRIRTGEHGDESLFIKGKEE; this is translated from the coding sequence ATGAAAAAAGTTGAAGCAGTAATCCGCAAATCAAAATTTGATGAGGTAAAAGATGCGCTGTATGAAGCAGGCATCGAATTCTTCTCTTTCTGGGATGTGAGAGGAGTTGGACAGGCTCGCGAAGGTCGCTCGTACCGTGGTGTAGTTTACGATACCAGTACTATTGAAAGAATAAAATTATCCATTATCGTTCGCGATAAAAATATTGATAAAACAGTTCAAGCCATTTTAGGATCAGCCAGAACAGGCGAGATCGGCGACGGTAAAGTATTCATCCTTCCTATCGAAGAATCATACCGAATAAGAACCGGAGAGCATGGCGATGAATCACTTTTTATTAAAGGTAAAGAAGAGTAG
- a CDS encoding TorF family putative porin — MKKTLLITVSMLLLFVVSTTNVKAQEVSTGLDIYSSYLWRGAKFGTGAAFQPGVEFSAGGFAIGAWGSYSTGSDEAAEADLYMGYGFDLGENASLSFTLTDYYFPGSDWTEGESHSFEPMVSLGVGAFTFTAAYMEGLGDEEINGISDLYLEAAVSAGPVDITLGGGDGQYTDDGDFSICNIMVGTSKDVQITESFTLPVSGAVMLNPSTGGFHIAVGISL; from the coding sequence ATGAAAAAGACACTACTGATTACAGTAAGTATGTTATTACTTTTTGTTGTATCAACAACGAATGTTAAAGCTCAGGAAGTGAGCACAGGTTTAGACATTTACAGTAGTTATTTATGGCGTGGTGCCAAATTTGGAACAGGGGCAGCTTTTCAGCCAGGAGTTGAGTTTAGTGCAGGTGGTTTTGCCATTGGTGCATGGGGATCATACAGTACAGGTTCTGACGAAGCAGCTGAGGCCGACCTTTACATGGGTTATGGTTTCGATTTAGGTGAAAATGCTTCCTTAAGCTTTACTTTAACCGATTATTACTTCCCAGGATCAGACTGGACAGAAGGAGAATCGCATTCTTTTGAGCCAATGGTTAGCTTAGGTGTAGGTGCTTTTACTTTCACAGCAGCTTACATGGAAGGACTTGGTGATGAAGAGATCAATGGAATTAGCGACTTGTATCTTGAAGCAGCAGTTTCTGCGGGTCCGGTTGACATTACTCTTGGTGGTGGCGACGGACAGTATACTGATGATGGCGACTTCAGCATCTGTAATATCATGGTTGGTACTTCAAAAGACGTACAGATTACTGAAAGCTTTACACTGCCGGTTTCAGGAGCAGTTATGCTAAATCCGTCAACAGGAGGATTCCATATTGCAGTTGGTATTTCACTGTAA
- a CDS encoding glycosyltransferase family 39 protein: MNDRRIYFAVPVLLLLFVMPALPVFLVGNAAKYAEVGREMLINQDWINLTIGGDAYDQKPPLLFWIAAVTFKLFGLSIPAYKLAVLLFSFIGIYSTYRLGKLFYGKETGLLAAFFWISSLGFQHFNNDIHTDTLLADFVVFSVWQFSAYLKSHKWHNFLLGAVGVGLSMLAKGPVGVVIPAAAIGGTLLVHKQWKEIFNYRWLIALVIVGIMILPAMIGLLNQFGLGGIKFYFWTNNVGRVTGSYRGSGADYSFYLHTSLYVLLPWTIFMVYGFIKEVRSLNGLRKNDTEDFEVVNIFAVVVYLGILSVAKQQNPHYMLSAIPFMYIITAKWTVRLFSSENKVKVRNIIAVINKVIAIVGPIILLVLPIVVFPEKRLWFWAIYGLLFAGIVMMVVKKNNLQRQIVMLTFTIAIMLFTVNVNMLPNMLKFHTSIEAAEIFNEKAPEGSTLSIYTEKARLWNLFLYSKSPGKYLFAKEDLEAFLPKPGAWIYTSEVGYNDMLEMGLNMNVVKKFTEHKQLTGQSARFLNPKTRASRFNTMYLLELR, encoded by the coding sequence ATGAATGATCGACGTATATACTTTGCAGTTCCTGTTCTTCTTCTTTTGTTTGTTATGCCTGCTTTGCCGGTTTTTTTGGTGGGAAACGCTGCGAAATATGCAGAAGTTGGTCGCGAGATGCTGATAAATCAAGATTGGATTAACCTGACTATTGGAGGCGATGCCTACGATCAGAAACCTCCTCTGCTGTTTTGGATTGCGGCGGTTACTTTCAAGTTGTTTGGGTTGTCGATACCGGCATACAAATTGGCAGTTCTTTTATTTTCGTTCATTGGAATTTATTCAACATACCGGCTGGGAAAACTTTTTTACGGAAAAGAAACCGGTTTACTGGCGGCTTTTTTTTGGATATCATCTTTGGGGTTTCAGCATTTTAACAACGATATACATACTGATACTTTATTGGCCGATTTTGTGGTTTTCTCGGTGTGGCAGTTTTCGGCGTATTTAAAAAGCCATAAATGGCACAACTTTTTGCTTGGTGCGGTTGGTGTTGGTTTGTCGATGTTGGCAAAAGGCCCGGTGGGAGTTGTAATTCCCGCTGCAGCAATTGGCGGAACTTTGTTAGTTCATAAACAGTGGAAAGAGATTTTTAACTACCGTTGGTTGATTGCCCTGGTAATTGTAGGTATTATGATTTTGCCTGCAATGATAGGATTACTAAACCAGTTTGGGCTCGGAGGGATCAAATTCTACTTTTGGACCAATAACGTTGGGCGTGTTACCGGCTCGTATCGCGGAAGCGGTGCTGATTATTCATTTTATCTGCATACATCGTTATATGTATTGTTGCCCTGGACCATATTTATGGTTTATGGTTTTATTAAAGAGGTGAGAAGTCTGAACGGGTTACGAAAAAATGATACTGAAGATTTTGAGGTGGTAAACATTTTTGCGGTTGTGGTTTATCTGGGAATACTGTCGGTAGCCAAACAGCAAAATCCACACTATATGCTTTCGGCAATCCCTTTTATGTATATAATAACTGCCAAGTGGACCGTGCGATTATTTTCGTCAGAAAATAAAGTGAAAGTTCGAAATATAATTGCAGTAATAAATAAAGTAATTGCAATTGTTGGCCCTATAATACTATTGGTATTACCTATTGTGGTGTTTCCTGAAAAACGCCTTTGGTTTTGGGCCATTTACGGGCTTCTTTTTGCCGGGATAGTTATGATGGTTGTTAAAAAGAATAATTTGCAGAGGCAAATTGTTATGCTAACCTTCACCATTGCAATAATGCTGTTTACAGTTAATGTAAACATGCTGCCAAATATGTTGAAGTTCCATACATCGATTGAAGCCGCTGAAATTTTTAATGAAAAGGCTCCTGAGGGCTCAACGCTAAGTATTTATACGGAGAAAGCCAGGCTTTGGAATTTGTTTTTATATTCAAAATCTCCGGGTAAATATCTTTTCGCGAAAGAAGATTTGGAGGCATTTTTGCCTAAGCCGGGGGCGTGGATATACACCTCGGAAGTGGGTTATAATGATATGCTTGAAATGGGATTGAATATGAATGTGGTTAAGAAATTTACTGAGCATAAACAATTGACCGGTCAATCAGCCCGGTTTTTAAATCCAAAAACCAGGGCGAGCAGATTTAATACTATGTATCTTTTAGAATTAAGATAA
- the argH gene encoding argininosuccinate lyase, whose amino-acid sequence MKLWDKGTPVNKAIEEFTVGKDRELDLFLATHDILGSMAHVTMLESVGLIEKNELPTLLSELKSLYAIAEKGEFTIEEGVEDVHSQVEFMLTEKLGDLGKKIHSGRSRNDQVLLDLKLFTRDAIQEIAETTSNLIDTLLKRAKETKDILMPGYTHLQVAMPSSFGLWFSAYAESLSDDLELLLSAYNITNQNPLGSAAGYGSSFPLNRQMTTDLLGFATMNYNVVYAQMGRGKVEKIVSFALANIAGTLSKLAYDVCLFMSQNFNFVSLPTEFTTGSSIMPHKKNPDVFELTRARCNKLQGVPSQIMLIINNLPSGYFRDLQMVKEVFLPSFKEMNDCLNIVGLAIDKMSVNKEILNDSKYDYLFSVEEVNKLVLQGIPFREAYKQVGAQIESGNFTPEKSVNHSHEGSIGNLCLDSISNKKEEIINKFLFNKIEEAKDNLLK is encoded by the coding sequence ATGAAACTCTGGGATAAAGGTACACCTGTTAACAAAGCAATTGAAGAATTTACTGTTGGTAAAGACCGCGAACTGGATCTGTTTTTGGCAACACACGATATTTTGGGCTCGATGGCACATGTAACGATGCTTGAGTCGGTTGGGCTAATTGAAAAGAATGAGCTTCCCACGCTTCTGTCCGAGTTGAAAAGCCTGTATGCTATTGCCGAAAAAGGTGAATTCACGATTGAAGAAGGCGTTGAAGATGTACACTCTCAGGTTGAATTTATGCTTACCGAAAAACTGGGCGACCTCGGTAAAAAAATACACAGCGGACGTTCGCGCAACGACCAGGTTTTACTCGACCTTAAACTGTTTACCCGCGATGCCATTCAAGAAATCGCTGAAACAACTTCGAACCTTATCGACACTTTGCTAAAACGTGCCAAAGAAACAAAAGACATTTTAATGCCGGGCTACACTCACTTGCAGGTAGCCATGCCTTCGTCGTTTGGATTGTGGTTTAGCGCCTATGCCGAAAGTTTATCCGATGATTTGGAGTTACTTTTATCAGCTTATAATATTACCAACCAAAACCCATTGGGGTCGGCAGCCGGCTATGGTTCGTCATTCCCGCTTAACCGCCAAATGACAACCGACCTTCTTGGATTTGCAACCATGAACTACAATGTGGTTTATGCGCAAATGGGAAGAGGTAAAGTTGAAAAAATTGTTTCGTTTGCCCTGGCAAACATTGCAGGAACATTATCAAAACTGGCTTACGATGTGTGTTTGTTTATGAGCCAGAATTTCAATTTTGTAAGCCTGCCTACCGAATTTACTACAGGATCGAGCATAATGCCGCACAAAAAAAATCCCGATGTTTTTGAACTTACCCGTGCACGCTGTAACAAACTTCAGGGTGTTCCATCACAAATTATGCTTATCATTAACAACCTGCCAAGTGGCTACTTCCGCGATCTGCAAATGGTAAAAGAAGTATTCCTGCCATCGTTTAAGGAAATGAACGACTGTCTGAATATTGTCGGCCTGGCTATTGATAAAATGTCGGTAAACAAAGAAATATTAAACGACAGCAAATACGATTACCTGTTTAGCGTTGAAGAAGTTAACAAACTAGTATTGCAGGGAATTCCGTTTAGAGAAGCTTACAAACAAGTGGGCGCTCAAATAGAAAGCGGAAACTTTACCCCCGAAAAATCCGTAAACCATAGCCACGAAGGGAGTATCGGAAATTTATGCCTGGATAGTATTTCAAATAAAAAAGAGGAAATCATTAATAAATTTCTATTTAACAAAATAGAAGAAGCAAAAGATAACTTACTCAAATAG
- the gltB gene encoding glutamate synthase large subunit — translation MMQTKEPVAKGLYRPEFEHGSCGIGFVANLKGRKKHSVISDALSMLARMEHRGGTGFDIKSGDGAGILLQIPHELFMEECPKQDIKLPQFGEYGVAMIFFPKENRKRSECKDIIGRNLKKFGLPYLGYRKVPVDNSDLGRDSLASEPYVQQLFIGKPAGMSVEEFDRKLFVFRKYTEKLVRESVTGIGYNGMNIISCSYKTIIYKGQLTTEQVSLYFKDLTNPLAVSAISLVHSRFSTNTFPSWKLSQPFRYIAHNGEINTNKGNINWMRAREVLLECSAFTKEELEMIFPICDLRDSDSANLDMAIEMLVLSGRSLPHVMMMLIPEAWQNNPDMDPKKKEFYEFYSAMMEPWDGPASVCFTDGVLVGATLDRNGLRPSRYCLTDDDTLIMSSETGAIDVPHNKVKIRGRLQPGKMFVADLEQGRIISDEEVKAEICSSQPYGEWVKENMTYLDELPFIPDLELKEPDKKTVFKRQKAFGFTHEDIEVILKPMATNGGEALGSMGADNPLAVLSDRPVHLSHYFKQLFAQVTNPPIDPIRERIVMDLRTYVGGFKNILTESAEHCRRIAIHQPVLTNEQLIKLAYVDHTHFQTKKISIVFHADEKAGTLETKLERLCQYVEDAIDEAYSIILLSDFAISTDHAPIPSLLAASAVHHHLIRVGKRGKADIIMEAGDVREVHHFATLLGYGVSAVNPYMAIDTIKDLVNEGALGDITKEQAIQNYVKAIGGGLLKVFSKMGISTLASYQGAQIFEAVGIKQEVVDKYFTGTVSRVEGLSLDDIAKEAMMRHRKGFPTRQGGAKVLEPGGEYHWRKDGERHLLSPEAIQLIQEATRKNDYEKYKKYCTVVDDQAEAACTLRGLMDFTSDRKSIPLDEVESAKSILTRFATGAMSFGSISWEAHTTLAIAMNRIGSKSNSGEGGEDPIRYTKLPNGDDMCSATKQIASGRFGVNSYYLSKAKELQIKMAQGAKPGEGGHLPGHKVNGWIGRTRNSTPGVGLISPPPHHDIYSIEDLAQLIFDLKNSNRDARINVKLVSETGVGTVAAGVCKAKADAVLISGYDGGTGASPLSSIKHAGLPWELGLSETHQTLVRNRLRNRIVVQSDGQMKTSRDLAIATLLGAEEWGVATMALVVEGCIMMRKCHSNTCPVGVATQNERLRGKFKGNPDHVVNYFEFLVEGLREIMAELGFRSINEMVGQSQCLKFKDDIDHWKYKGLDLSPILYKEEMGQEEGLYCSKKQDHQMEEILDWKFVEAAQKAIKDGEKVAAEFEIKNINRSVGTVLSHEVTKVHKGEGLPDGTIHFKMKGSAGQSFGAFVCKGIELEVEGDANDYFGKGLSGGHLSIYPAKNVQFIPEQNIIVGNVCFYGATGGEAYIRGVAGERFCVRNSGAQVVVEGIGDHGCEYMTGGKTVILGKTGRNFGAGMSGGVAYVLDIDGDFPSLCNKGMIQLERVTDKEEQEELKAMIQKHMDKTESTVAEYVLSDWEETIGKFVKVIPTDYKRMLTYIEKARKSGKYEKESDVIDAAFDMHLANL, via the coding sequence ATGATGCAGACAAAAGAACCTGTAGCAAAGGGATTGTACCGCCCTGAATTTGAACATGGGAGTTGTGGTATCGGGTTTGTAGCAAACCTAAAGGGCAGAAAGAAACACAGTGTGATTTCTGATGCTTTATCGATGCTGGCTCGCATGGAACATCGCGGGGGTACCGGGTTTGATATTAAAAGCGGTGACGGTGCAGGGATATTACTACAAATTCCACACGAACTTTTTATGGAAGAGTGTCCGAAACAGGACATTAAATTACCTCAGTTTGGCGAATATGGTGTAGCCATGATCTTCTTTCCAAAAGAGAACAGAAAACGTTCGGAGTGTAAAGATATAATTGGGAGAAATCTTAAGAAATTTGGACTTCCATATTTGGGCTATCGTAAAGTGCCGGTTGATAATTCCGACCTGGGACGCGATTCTTTGGCTTCAGAACCCTATGTACAACAATTGTTCATTGGGAAACCCGCTGGTATGTCAGTTGAAGAATTCGACCGCAAACTTTTTGTTTTCAGAAAATACACTGAAAAATTGGTTCGCGAATCGGTTACCGGTATTGGTTACAACGGAATGAATATTATTTCATGTTCATATAAAACCATTATTTATAAAGGTCAGTTAACAACCGAGCAGGTTTCGTTATATTTTAAAGACCTTACCAATCCATTGGCAGTAAGTGCCATTTCTCTGGTACACTCGCGTTTTTCTACCAACACTTTCCCATCGTGGAAACTGTCGCAGCCTTTCCGTTATATTGCGCACAATGGCGAGATCAACACCAACAAGGGTAACATCAACTGGATGCGTGCCCGCGAAGTACTTTTGGAGTGCTCGGCATTTACAAAAGAGGAGTTGGAAATGATCTTCCCGATCTGCGATTTGAGAGATTCGGATAGTGCCAACCTCGATATGGCCATTGAAATGCTCGTATTAAGCGGCAGATCATTACCACATGTAATGATGATGCTTATTCCTGAGGCATGGCAAAATAATCCCGACATGGATCCGAAAAAGAAAGAGTTCTACGAATTCTATTCTGCAATGATGGAGCCATGGGATGGCCCGGCATCGGTATGTTTTACTGATGGTGTATTGGTTGGAGCAACACTCGACCGTAATGGTTTACGTCCGTCGCGTTATTGCTTAACCGACGACGACACTTTAATTATGTCATCAGAAACAGGTGCAATTGATGTACCTCACAATAAAGTTAAAATTCGTGGTCGATTGCAACCCGGAAAGATGTTTGTTGCCGATCTGGAACAAGGCCGTATTATTTCTGATGAAGAAGTTAAAGCTGAAATTTGCTCGAGCCAACCTTACGGCGAATGGGTAAAAGAAAATATGACTTATCTGGACGAACTTCCTTTTATTCCGGACCTGGAATTAAAAGAACCGGATAAGAAAACCGTATTTAAAAGACAAAAGGCTTTTGGATTCACCCACGAAGATATTGAGGTGATTCTGAAACCGATGGCTACAAATGGTGGCGAAGCGCTTGGCTCGATGGGAGCCGACAACCCGCTGGCCGTTCTTTCCGATCGTCCGGTGCATTTGTCACACTACTTTAAACAATTATTCGCCCAGGTAACCAATCCGCCGATCGACCCAATCAGGGAGCGCATCGTAATGGATTTGAGAACATACGTGGGTGGTTTTAAAAATATTCTTACAGAATCGGCTGAGCATTGCCGACGCATTGCCATCCACCAGCCGGTATTAACCAACGAACAGTTGATTAAGCTGGCTTACGTGGATCACACACATTTCCAAACAAAAAAAATCAGCATTGTTTTCCATGCCGACGAAAAAGCCGGCACACTGGAAACCAAACTGGAGCGTTTGTGTCAGTATGTAGAAGATGCAATTGACGAAGCTTATTCAATCATTTTGTTGTCTGACTTTGCAATTAGCACCGACCACGCCCCGATTCCATCGCTACTGGCAGCATCGGCTGTTCACCATCACCTTATCCGTGTTGGGAAACGTGGTAAAGCAGATATCATCATGGAAGCCGGTGATGTGCGCGAAGTTCATCATTTTGCAACCTTGCTGGGATACGGTGTTTCTGCCGTAAATCCATACATGGCCATCGATACCATCAAAGATTTGGTAAACGAAGGAGCACTGGGGGATATCACAAAAGAACAAGCGATCCAGAATTATGTGAAAGCTATTGGTGGCGGTCTGTTGAAAGTCTTCTCTAAAATGGGAATTTCAACCTTGGCATCGTACCAGGGAGCACAGATTTTTGAAGCTGTTGGAATAAAGCAGGAAGTGGTTGATAAATACTTTACCGGTACAGTTAGCCGTGTTGAAGGTTTGAGCCTCGACGATATTGCCAAAGAAGCAATGATGCGTCACCGCAAAGGATTCCCAACACGCCAGGGCGGAGCTAAAGTACTGGAGCCCGGAGGCGAATACCACTGGCGTAAAGATGGCGAACGTCACTTATTGAGTCCTGAAGCTATTCAATTGATTCAGGAAGCAACACGAAAGAACGATTACGAGAAATATAAAAAATATTGTACGGTTGTTGACGATCAGGCAGAAGCCGCATGCACCTTGCGTGGATTGATGGATTTCACTTCTGACCGAAAGTCAATTCCGCTCGACGAAGTTGAATCGGCGAAAAGTATTCTTACCCGTTTTGCTACGGGAGCAATGTCGTTTGGATCGATTTCGTGGGAAGCACACACTACGCTGGCCATTGCCATGAACCGTATTGGTTCTAAATCGAACTCAGGAGAAGGAGGTGAAGACCCGATTCGTTACACCAAGTTGCCAAATGGCGACGATATGTGTTCTGCAACCAAGCAGATTGCATCAGGACGTTTTGGTGTTAACAGTTACTACCTGAGCAAAGCCAAAGAGTTGCAGATTAAAATGGCGCAGGGAGCAAAACCGGGTGAAGGTGGTCACCTTCCTGGGCATAAAGTAAATGGCTGGATCGGACGCACACGTAACTCAACTCCTGGTGTAGGATTGATTTCTCCTCCACCACACCACGATATTTATTCTATCGAGGATTTGGCACAGTTAATCTTCGACCTGAAAAACAGTAACCGCGATGCACGTATTAACGTGAAACTGGTTTCAGAAACCGGCGTAGGTACTGTTGCTGCAGGAGTTTGTAAAGCCAAAGCCGATGCCGTTCTTATCTCGGGATACGACGGAGGAACAGGTGCATCGCCACTTAGTTCGATCAAACATGCCGGATTGCCGTGGGAGCTTGGATTGTCGGAAACACACCAAACACTAGTGCGCAACCGTTTACGTAACCGTATTGTTGTTCAGTCGGATGGTCAGATGAAAACATCGCGCGACCTTGCAATTGCAACACTGCTTGGTGCCGAAGAGTGGGGAGTTGCCACAATGGCTCTGGTTGTTGAAGGCTGTATAATGATGCGTAAATGCCACAGCAATACTTGTCCGGTAGGTGTAGCAACACAAAACGAAAGATTGCGTGGTAAATTTAAAGGTAATCCCGATCATGTTGTAAACTACTTCGAATTTCTTGTTGAAGGTCTTCGTGAGATTATGGCAGAGCTGGGCTTCCGCTCAATTAACGAAATGGTTGGTCAGTCGCAGTGCCTGAAGTTTAAAGACGACATTGATCACTGGAAATATAAAGGTCTTGACTTAAGCCCGATTCTTTACAAAGAAGAAATGGGACAGGAAGAAGGTCTTTACTGCAGTAAAAAACAAGATCACCAGATGGAAGAAATCCTCGACTGGAAATTTGTTGAAGCTGCACAAAAAGCAATTAAAGATGGCGAAAAAGTAGCCGCAGAATTTGAGATTAAAAACATCAACCGAAGTGTTGGTACCGTTCTGTCGCACGAAGTAACCAAAGTACATAAAGGAGAAGGATTGCCCGACGGAACCATCCATTTTAAAATGAAAGGATCGGCAGGACAATCGTTTGGTGCATTTGTTTGTAAAGGTATAGAACTGGAAGTTGAAGGAGATGCAAACGACTATTTCGGAAAAGGATTATCCGGTGGTCATTTATCCATCTACCCGGCTAAAAACGTACAGTTTATCCCGGAACAAAACATCATTGTAGGTAACGTTTGTTTTTACGGAGCAACAGGCGGCGAAGCTTATATTCGCGGTGTTGCCGGCGAGCGTTTCTGTGTTCGTAACTCGGGCGCACAAGTTGTTGTTGAAGGTATTGGCGACCACGGTTGCGAATACATGACGGGAGGCAAAACTGTTATTCTTGGAAAAACAGGACGAAACTTTGGAGCAGGAATGTCAGGTGGCGTTGCTTATGTTCTCGACATTGATGGAGATTTCCCAAGTCTTTGTAACAAGGGAATGATTCAGCTGGAAAGAGTTACGGATAAGGAAGAGCAGGAAGAACTGAAAGCAATGATCCAGAAACACATGGACAAAACCGAATCGACGGTGGCTGAATATGTTCTATCTGACTGGGAAGAGACAATAGGCAAGTTTGTGAAAGTAATTCCTACTGATTACAAACGAATGCTGACCTACATTGAAAAAGCCCGCAAATCGGGTAAATACGAAAAAGAGTCGGATGTTATTGATGCTGCATTTGATATGCATTTGGCCAATTTGTAA